The window GATAAAGTACAACAAAATCATTATGACAAAGGGAATATAGATGTTAATTATAATGATACTAATACAGGAAGCACATCTTACTATGTTCAGATGCCTAATAATAGAAGAGAAATTCGTAGAAAAAGAGGATTTTTCTCATATTTTATAGTAGCATTAATTGCTGCACTTATTGGTGGTATAGTGTCTGGTTATATTTTTCCTATTTATTTATATGGAAAAGTGATACCTGTTCCTGATATTTATAAAAACAATGTAGTAAGAGAAAATCAAATAAATATAACTCCTAAGGATGATATTAACTTAGTTACTGCAGTAGCAAAGAAGGCTACAAAGTCTGTAGTAGGTATAACGACTGTAACTACAGAAAATTATTTCTTTTGGGGGCCTCGAGAGGTACAAGGAGTAGGTTCAGGAGTAATAGTAAATAGTGATGGTTATATACTCACTAATTCCCATGTAGTAGGAGATGGAAGAGCAGAAAAAATAACTGTTCAATTTGAAAACGGGGAGCAAAAGAGGGGAACAGTTCTGTGGAATGACCCTGCATTAGATTTAGCAATAGTAAAGGTAGATGCAAAGAACTTACCTGCTGCTGAATTAGGAAATTCAGATATACTAAACGTAGGGGAACTAGTGGTTGCTATAGGGAACCCTTTAAGTTTAGACCTTCAAAGGACTGTAACGTCAGGGATTATAAGTGGATTAAACAGAACAATAAGAGTTGACGAAAATAATGTAATTGAGGATTTAATTCAAACTGATGCATCTATAAACCCTGGAAATAGTGGAGGACCTTTATTGAATGCTAAAGGACAGGTAATAGGAATAAATACAGCAAAGATTACTTCTGCAGAAGGATTAGGTTTTGCACTTCCTATTAATTTAGCTAAACCAATAATTGAGCAAGTAATACAACAAGGACAGGTTA of the Caldisalinibacter kiritimatiensis genome contains:
- the htrA gene encoding serine protease HtrA — encoded protein: MGNEHERNENLRNEDVFNYNIEENVDDKVQQNHYDKGNIDVNYNDTNTGSTSYYVQMPNNRREIRRKRGFFSYFIVALIAALIGGIVSGYIFPIYLYGKVIPVPDIYKNNVVRENQINITPKDDINLVTAVAKKATKSVVGITTVTTENYFFWGPREVQGVGSGVIVNSDGYILTNSHVVGDGRAEKITVQFENGEQKRGTVLWNDPALDLAIVKVDAKNLPAAELGNSDILNVGELVVAIGNPLSLDLQRTVTSGIISGLNRTIRVDENNVIEDLIQTDASINPGNSGGPLLNAKGQVIGINTAKITSAEGLGFALPINLAKPIIEQVIQQGQVKHVYMGIVGVEVETYEKRLGIDLRADEGVIIIEIAPNSPALYAGLNAGDVIIELDGKKVESMNALRKLLYKYNPGDKAIVKILRNGQQKELEIIFKERPDNY